The genomic region TCAGCCGGGATACATCGCGCAGGACGAAACGATGTGCTCGCGGCATTTGCCGCGCAAGGATTGCGACGCGTCGGCGATCGGCGCGCGGGCGAGTGGTCCGCCTTCGTGCACCAAAAGCCGTGATGCAAGGGCCGAGATACTTCGCCGCTTCGGACATCGTTGCCGGTGTGCCGGTGGAGCTCAATCCCGACGATGCGCGGCATGCCTCTACTGTATTGCGATGTCGGGTTGGCGAAGCACTGATTCTGATCGCCGAGGGCGTGGCATGGGATGCAGAGTTCGCAAGCGTCGACGGTCATAGAGTTTCGGTTGTCGCGCGACAGCCGTCCGTGCTGCAGAGCGGCGAACTACCGGCTAAGGTCACGATCTTGCAAGCGTTGACCAAAGGCGCGAAGTTCGACGAGGTCGTCGAGAAGACCGTTGAGCTTGGCGCCGTCAGAATCGTGCCCGTGATCTTTTCGCGCTCCGAGACGGCGGGCAGCGCGAACAAGGTGGAACGCTGGCGTCGAATCGCGCGCGCTGCAGCGATGCAGTCGCGCCGTCGCGTCATTCCGAGCGTCGATGAGCCCATCACATGGTCGCACGCATGCTCCTCGTTCCCAGCGAGTAGCCTTACGCTTCTCGCAGATGAGAACGCCGATCGCGCGA from Candidatus Eremiobacteraceae bacterium harbors:
- a CDS encoding 16S rRNA (uracil(1498)-N(3))-methyltransferase; protein product: MQGPRYFAASDIVAGVPVELNPDDARHASTVLRCRVGEALILIAEGVAWDAEFASVDGHRVSVVARQPSVLQSGELPAKVTILQALTKGAKFDEVVEKTVELGAVRIVPVIFSRSETAGSANKVERWRRIARAAAMQSRRRVIPSVDEPITWSHACSSFPASSLTLLADENADRAMLGPALERYIAGTPIVIAVGPEGGLTTEDVERATVRGATPVSLGPTILRTETAAAALLAAVASGLGWW